In a single window of the Verrucomicrobiaceae bacterium genome:
- a CDS encoding metalloregulator ArsR/SmtB family transcription factor, whose translation MTSVLKSLGLVADPTRVRLLLLLRREELSVAELQEIMALPQSNISAQLAKLQAAGLIHVRRSGKNRLYRLSTATEKEKTAQQHLMALIEAAGAEMRETAKDLTALRIVLQKRARSAQAYFDALAGKFGRHYIPGRSWKGLGEMLLKLMPPLVIADLGAGEGTLSQLLAQRAQKVIAVDSSHKMVAYGAELAKKHGFTNLEYRQGDLEQPPIEPGSVDLAILSQALHHAQNPAAAIRAAHAILKPGGRIVVLDLLQHHFEQARDLYADVWLGFTECEMQEMLEQAGFEQIETSIVHREKPSPHFQTLLAVATRGQ comes from the coding sequence ATGACTTCTGTTTTAAAATCTCTGGGCCTCGTCGCTGATCCTACGCGGGTGCGGCTGCTGCTGCTGCTAAGGCGTGAGGAGCTGAGTGTGGCAGAGCTCCAGGAGATCATGGCGCTGCCGCAGTCCAATATCTCTGCGCAGCTCGCGAAGCTCCAGGCTGCGGGGCTGATCCATGTGCGCCGCAGCGGAAAAAACCGTCTTTACCGGCTGAGTACAGCCACGGAAAAGGAAAAAACGGCGCAGCAGCACCTGATGGCGCTGATCGAGGCCGCTGGTGCGGAAATGCGGGAGACGGCGAAGGATCTTACGGCACTGCGGATCGTGCTGCAAAAGCGTGCGCGGTCTGCGCAGGCGTATTTTGATGCGCTAGCAGGGAAATTCGGTCGTCACTACATCCCTGGCCGCTCGTGGAAGGGGCTGGGGGAGATGCTTCTCAAACTGATGCCGCCGCTGGTCATCGCGGATTTGGGCGCGGGTGAGGGCACGCTCTCCCAACTGCTGGCGCAGCGTGCGCAAAAAGTGATCGCGGTGGATAGCAGTCACAAAATGGTGGCCTATGGGGCGGAGCTGGCCAAAAAGCACGGATTCACCAATCTGGAGTATCGCCAGGGCGACCTGGAGCAGCCACCGATCGAGCCTGGGAGCGTGGATTTGGCCATTTTGAGCCAGGCGCTGCACCATGCGCAGAATCCAGCCGCAGCGATCCGTGCGGCGCATGCGATTTTGAAGCCCGGCGGGCGTATCGTGGTGCTGGATCTGCTGCAGCATCACTTTGAGCAGGCGCGGGATCTCTACGCAGATGTGTGGCTGGGATTCACCGAGTGCGAGATGCAGGAAATGCTGGAGCAGGCGGGATTTGAGCAGATCGAGACGAGTATCGTCCACCGGGAGAAGCCGAGTCCGCATTTCCAGACACTCTTGGCGGTGGCGACGCGGGGGCAATGA
- a CDS encoding DUF2059 domain-containing protein has product MKKILLSLAFVLTLGTAQAEISASHRAAIEKLITASQVQKQISSSMSTAMDSMMGGSADQMAALPPAQQEKFKGAVAKMKALVSEALSWEKLKNDVTEVYAKHYTEQEAQDVTKLLESPAGQTLLTKQLAMTGDMMVVTEGKIKALTPQLMQVMQEEMQK; this is encoded by the coding sequence ATGAAAAAAATCCTCCTTTCTCTCGCTTTCGTACTCACTCTCGGCACCGCCCAGGCGGAAATCAGCGCCTCGCACCGCGCTGCTATCGAGAAGCTCATCACCGCTTCCCAGGTGCAGAAGCAGATCAGCTCCTCCATGTCCACGGCGATGGATAGCATGATGGGCGGCTCCGCAGATCAGATGGCGGCACTCCCCCCGGCCCAGCAGGAGAAATTCAAAGGCGCAGTGGCGAAAATGAAGGCCCTGGTCAGTGAGGCCCTCTCCTGGGAGAAGCTCAAAAACGATGTGACCGAGGTTTATGCTAAGCACTACACCGAGCAGGAGGCGCAAGACGTCACCAAACTCCTGGAATCCCCCGCTGGACAGACACTGCTGACCAAGCAGCTCGCGATGACGGGTGATATGATGGTAGTGACCGAGGGCAAGATCAAGGCTCTCACCCCACAGCTCATGCAGGTCATGCAGGAGGAAATGCAGAAGTAG
- a CDS encoding sulfatase, which produces MKIAPLLLTVACHFLTSGLFAAEPPAKPNFVIINIDDLGYADIGPFGSTLNRTPHLDRMAKEGKKLTSFYAAPVCSPSRSSLMTGCYPKRVLPISHVLFPAGAVGLNPQETTVAEVVKTAGYATACVGKWHLGDQPEFLPTAQGFDEYLGIPYSNDMGPAEDGSKSDLGAKLPESRLANLTGNDELGLRGHSQPPLPLLKNNRVIARVRQDEQQGIVERYTTAALDFIQRHREQPFLLYLPHNAVHFPLYPGKAWAGKSPHGYYSDWVEEVDWSVGRVLDTLRQLGLDKKTLVLFTSDNGGTPRAVNKPLRGHKGSTWEGGIRTSTIAWWPGQIPAGTSSAAITGMFDVLPTIARLSGGPLPSAKLDGADIWPILSGASNDGPHETFYYFRGLTLEAVRQGPWKLHLGLALPAQNKGKAKAKSNGIPTAPELYQLENDPGESNNQAASHPEIVQRLQALATAMDSDLGTREIGPGCRTLGRVTAPQPLIDKDGKIRAGFEP; this is translated from the coding sequence ATGAAAATCGCCCCATTGCTCCTCACAGTCGCCTGCCACTTCCTCACCAGTGGCCTATTTGCGGCAGAGCCGCCCGCAAAGCCCAATTTCGTCATCATCAATATCGACGATCTCGGTTACGCCGACATTGGCCCCTTTGGCTCCACGCTCAATCGCACGCCGCACCTCGACCGCATGGCCAAAGAGGGTAAAAAGCTCACTAGCTTTTACGCCGCGCCAGTATGCTCCCCCTCCCGCTCGTCACTCATGACAGGCTGTTACCCGAAACGCGTGCTGCCCATTTCCCATGTGCTCTTTCCAGCAGGTGCAGTCGGCCTGAATCCTCAGGAAACCACCGTCGCAGAAGTCGTGAAGACCGCCGGCTATGCCACCGCCTGCGTGGGCAAATGGCACCTCGGCGACCAGCCAGAATTCCTGCCTACTGCGCAGGGATTCGATGAATACCTGGGCATCCCCTACTCCAACGACATGGGACCAGCAGAAGACGGCAGCAAAAGCGACCTCGGAGCCAAACTGCCCGAGTCACGCCTCGCCAATCTCACTGGGAATGACGAACTGGGCCTACGAGGGCATTCACAACCCCCGCTGCCTCTTTTAAAGAACAACCGCGTCATCGCCCGCGTGCGCCAAGATGAGCAGCAGGGCATCGTGGAGCGCTACACCACCGCCGCACTCGACTTCATCCAGCGTCATCGTGAGCAGCCCTTTCTCCTCTATCTCCCGCACAATGCCGTCCACTTCCCCCTCTATCCCGGCAAAGCATGGGCCGGCAAATCACCCCACGGTTATTACAGCGATTGGGTCGAAGAAGTCGATTGGAGCGTCGGTCGAGTGCTCGATACCCTGCGCCAGCTCGGCCTGGATAAAAAAACACTCGTCCTCTTCACCTCCGACAACGGCGGCACCCCCCGCGCCGTGAACAAACCCCTACGCGGCCACAAAGGCAGCACCTGGGAAGGCGGCATCCGCACGTCCACCATCGCCTGGTGGCCAGGGCAAATCCCCGCTGGCACCAGCAGCGCCGCCATCACTGGCATGTTCGATGTACTGCCCACCATCGCACGCCTCAGCGGTGGTCCCCTTCCCTCTGCCAAGCTAGACGGCGCAGACATCTGGCCCATCCTCAGTGGAGCCAGCAATGATGGACCGCATGAGACATTCTATTACTTCCGCGGCCTCACCCTAGAGGCCGTCCGCCAGGGCCCGTGGAAGCTCCACCTCGGACTCGCGCTGCCGGCACAGAACAAAGGCAAAGCCAAAGCAAAATCCAACGGCATCCCCACCGCCCCAGAGCTCTACCAGCTCGAAAATGACCCCGGCGAAAGCAATAACCAAGCCGCGAGTCATCCAGAAATCGTGCAGCGTCTCCAAGCACTCGCCACCGCGATGGACTCGGACCTCGGCACACGAGAAATCGGCCCTGGATGCCGCACCCTCGGCCGAGTGACCGCTCCGCAGCCGCTCATCGACAAGGATGGAAAAATCCGCGCCGGATTTGAGCCGTAA
- a CDS encoding sulfatase-like hydrolase/transferase: protein MIKALTTLLFATLTTLAADRPNILWLTSEDNGPQYGCYGDTYATTPHIDALAARSLRFNRAWSNAPVCAPARTCLISGRWAPADAAEHMRSMVPLPQGHQMYPQLLRAAGYYCTNNAKEDYNLAKPDQGGKDAVWDDSSKNAHYKNRAPGQPFFAIFNDQITHESQIRRKPHTLIHDPAKAPLPPFHPDTPEVRHDWAQYYDNITTMDSALGKKLAELEAAGLAQDTIIVQYGDHGAGMPRFKRWPYNTGLHVGLIMHFPEKWKHLAPRGYAAGAASDELVSFIDFAPTLLSIAGVKPPAYMQGHAFCGQFPTLAQRNFIHGFRGRMDERYDCVRSTTDGRFVYVRHFMPHLPFGQYLNYMFQQATTRVWSDLHAQGKLNELQNRFWLPKPSEELYDLQNDRWEINNLATSATHSADLERLRTAQDAWLLETRDLGLIPEAARLAKAAGTSPADAFKNEPLAEILTAAKTAANLALGAEKLTPLLQSPNATVRYWGVMGHLMRGKADEAVLKPFLADPSPSVRIAAAEALQNIETLLASANVEKGSYMEALEALNSLDRLKNQLGSHKESVLALPSKAPKAVEQRLKEYVSRLMEHIRQ from the coding sequence ATGATCAAAGCCCTCACCACGCTGCTTTTCGCGACGCTCACCACTCTCGCTGCTGACCGGCCCAACATCCTCTGGCTCACCAGCGAGGACAACGGCCCCCAATACGGCTGCTACGGCGACACCTACGCCACCACACCGCACATCGACGCACTCGCCGCACGCAGCCTGCGCTTCAATCGTGCCTGGTCGAACGCCCCCGTCTGCGCCCCCGCACGCACCTGCCTCATCAGTGGCCGCTGGGCACCGGCGGACGCTGCCGAGCACATGCGCAGCATGGTGCCACTACCTCAGGGCCATCAGATGTATCCACAGCTCCTCCGCGCCGCTGGCTACTACTGCACCAACAACGCCAAAGAGGACTACAACCTCGCCAAACCCGACCAGGGCGGCAAAGACGCCGTCTGGGACGATAGCAGCAAGAACGCACACTACAAAAATCGTGCTCCCGGCCAGCCCTTCTTCGCCATCTTCAATGACCAAATCACGCACGAGAGCCAGATCCGCCGCAAGCCCCACACGCTCATCCACGATCCTGCCAAAGCTCCCCTGCCCCCCTTTCATCCAGACACACCTGAGGTCCGCCACGACTGGGCACAATACTACGACAACATCACCACCATGGACTCCGCTCTCGGCAAAAAACTCGCCGAGCTCGAAGCCGCAGGCCTCGCCCAGGACACCATCATCGTCCAATACGGCGACCACGGTGCCGGCATGCCACGCTTCAAGCGCTGGCCCTACAACACCGGCCTCCATGTCGGCCTCATCATGCACTTCCCAGAAAAATGGAAGCACCTCGCACCACGCGGCTACGCCGCCGGAGCCGCCAGCGATGAGCTAGTGAGCTTCATCGACTTCGCACCCACGCTCCTGAGCATCGCCGGAGTCAAACCACCCGCCTACATGCAGGGCCACGCCTTCTGTGGCCAATTCCCGACCCTCGCCCAAAGAAATTTCATCCACGGCTTCCGTGGCCGCATGGACGAGCGCTACGACTGTGTGCGCAGCACCACGGATGGGCGCTTCGTCTATGTCCGCCACTTCATGCCGCACCTGCCTTTTGGCCAATATTTGAACTACATGTTCCAACAGGCCACCACCCGCGTGTGGAGTGACCTGCATGCCCAGGGCAAGCTCAACGAGCTACAAAACCGCTTCTGGCTGCCGAAGCCCTCCGAAGAACTCTACGACCTGCAAAACGACCGCTGGGAAATCAACAACCTCGCCACCTCCGCCACTCACAGCGCGGATCTCGAGCGCCTCCGCACCGCACAAGACGCCTGGCTGCTCGAAACACGCGATCTCGGCCTGATCCCAGAGGCTGCACGCCTCGCCAAGGCCGCAGGCACCTCACCGGCAGATGCATTCAAAAACGAGCCCCTGGCCGAAATCCTCACCGCAGCCAAAACAGCCGCCAATCTGGCTCTAGGGGCCGAAAAGCTCACTCCACTGCTCCAGAGCCCAAATGCCACCGTACGCTACTGGGGCGTCATGGGCCATCTCATGCGTGGAAAAGCCGATGAAGCCGTTTTGAAGCCCTTTTTAGCCGATCCCAGCCCCAGCGTCCGCATCGCCGCCGCAGAGGCACTCCAAAACATCGAAACCCTGCTCGCCAGCGCCAACGTCGAAAAAGGATCCTACATGGAAGCGCTCGAAGCACTCAACTCGCTCGATCGCCTCAAAAACCAACTCGGCTCACACAAAGAAAGCGTCCTCGCCCTGCCCTCCAAGGCCCCCAAAGCCGTCGAGCAGCGACTTAAAGAATACGTCTCTCGCCTCATGGAACACATCCGCCAGTAA
- a CDS encoding HNH endonuclease yields MQDEIDAAFHIEHIVAKQHRGPTIEENLALACSGCNLHKGTNLFSLDPDTNQPVRLFDPRKDRWEDHFRRVGARILGITGVGRTTAWLLQFNSDLNLLQRQAILDRRALD; encoded by the coding sequence ATGCAGGATGAAATCGACGCTGCTTTTCACATTGAGCACATCGTGGCAAAGCAGCACCGAGGTCCCACGATAGAGGAAAACCTCGCTCTAGCCTGTTCCGGCTGCAATCTGCACAAGGGCACCAACCTTTTCAGCCTGGACCCGGATACAAACCAACCAGTGAGGCTCTTTGATCCACGCAAGGACCGCTGGGAAGACCATTTTCGCCGAGTTGGAGCACGCATCCTAGGAATCACGGGTGTCGGACGCACAACGGCCTGGCTGTTACAGTTCAATAGCGATCTGAATCTGCTGCAAAGGCAGGCCATCCTCGACAGGCGTGCATTGGATTAA
- a CDS encoding HAD family phosphatase has product MKLEIPDYPFQGYIFDCDGTLVDSMPLHYIAWCEALQQHGAPFEFTEEFFYGHAGVKEQDCVRILNAQHGTQLDPVAVDEAKAVIFRRRIPEVAAVQPVAEFARSIHGRFPMAVASGSEEATVRACLASTGLLDLFPIIITPKDVLHGKPAPDMFLLAAEKMGIAPSECLVLEDGASGIRAAEAASMRHVFIPRTLR; this is encoded by the coding sequence ATGAAGCTCGAAATCCCCGACTACCCCTTCCAAGGCTACATCTTCGACTGCGACGGCACGCTGGTGGACTCCATGCCTCTACACTACATCGCGTGGTGTGAGGCACTCCAGCAGCATGGCGCTCCCTTTGAGTTCACGGAAGAATTCTTCTACGGCCATGCCGGCGTGAAGGAGCAGGACTGTGTGCGCATTCTTAATGCCCAGCACGGCACCCAGCTCGATCCCGTCGCTGTCGATGAGGCCAAGGCCGTCATCTTTCGCCGCCGCATCCCAGAGGTAGCCGCCGTGCAGCCCGTGGCCGAGTTCGCTCGCTCGATCCATGGCCGCTTCCCCATGGCGGTGGCCTCTGGCAGCGAGGAGGCGACGGTGAGAGCCTGCCTAGCCTCCACCGGCTTGCTGGATCTCTTCCCCATCATCATCACGCCCAAAGACGTGCTGCATGGCAAGCCGGCACCCGACATGTTCCTCCTCGCCGCAGAAAAAATGGGCATCGCACCCTCCGAGTGCCTCGTGCTCGAGGATGGTGCCAGCGGCATCCGCGCGGCAGAAGCCGCCAGCATGCGCCACGTCTTTATCCCCCGCACCCTGCGCTGA
- the secG gene encoding preprotein translocase subunit SecG, which yields MLIGILTVVEVIVCLLLILIVLMQRPRQEGLGASFGDSMTSQVWGAQTTNVLQKFTVWLAVILFVMTFSLAILTAREQTTGKGKLFGDTPATPPPAPAAPATTTPAAPATTTVAPTAAPAAAKAPAISVTPAPAAAKAAEAAPKAAEAAPKAAAPAPTPVPAPTK from the coding sequence ATGTTGATCGGTATCCTCACGGTGGTCGAAGTGATCGTCTGCCTCCTCCTTATCCTCATTGTCCTCATGCAGCGTCCGCGGCAGGAGGGTCTCGGTGCCTCTTTCGGTGACTCCATGACCAGCCAGGTCTGGGGTGCGCAGACGACGAATGTGCTGCAAAAGTTCACCGTCTGGCTGGCAGTGATCCTTTTTGTCATGACCTTCTCCCTAGCGATCCTGACCGCTCGTGAGCAGACCACTGGAAAGGGCAAACTCTTTGGTGATACCCCCGCGACTCCGCCGCCAGCCCCTGCTGCACCCGCTACCACCACCCCAGCGGCACCTGCCACGACGACGGTTGCTCCTACAGCGGCTCCCGCAGCAGCAAAAGCACCTGCCATCTCGGTCACGCCAGCTCCTGCCGCTGCAAAGGCAGCAGAAGCAGCACCGAAGGCAGCAGAAGCAGCACCGAAGGCCGCTGCGCCTGCGCCCACGCCAGTTCCAGCACCGACGAAATAG
- a CDS encoding bifunctional folylpolyglutamate synthase/dihydrofolate synthase has translation MPSALDWLYSTQLFGIKLGLDGVHRLLTELRLPAAGQKIIHIAGTNGKGSTSAFIHSILKAAGHSAGLFTSPHLIHFRERIRDTQRCISDAEIESGLCRLRQHVQHWEPHPTFFELALALALDWFSQRENEWIVLETGLGGRLDATNAAAPIVSVLTPIGWDHMQFLGDTLEKIAAEKAGIIKPGIPVVTAPQSAEAMAVITRVAAQQGSQLIRVQQPCTHPLGLHGPHQQWNAALALAALQATGLTLSESAIADGLQHVDWPARFQTLRPGLILDGAHNPDSAQALAAAWRAAFGDQKAALVFGAVAGKDIQAVLHELAPICAEWHLTAFDSPRALSTAEVRQSLPTAETPIFEHPSPTHALRAIADKTPALICGSLYLAGEVLSLFQGQPESFQPSMQ, from the coding sequence ATGCCCTCCGCCCTCGACTGGCTCTACTCCACACAGCTCTTCGGCATCAAGCTAGGCCTCGACGGCGTCCACCGCCTGCTCACCGAGCTACGTCTGCCCGCTGCGGGCCAAAAAATCATCCACATCGCCGGGACCAATGGCAAAGGCAGCACGAGTGCCTTCATCCACTCCATCCTGAAAGCCGCAGGGCACAGCGCAGGCCTCTTCACCTCACCGCACCTCATCCATTTCCGCGAGCGCATCAGGGACACCCAGCGCTGCATCAGCGATGCCGAGATCGAATCCGGCCTCTGCCGCCTCCGCCAGCATGTGCAGCACTGGGAGCCGCACCCCACCTTCTTCGAGCTCGCGCTCGCTCTCGCGCTCGATTGGTTCAGCCAGCGTGAAAACGAGTGGATCGTGCTCGAAACAGGCCTCGGAGGCCGATTGGATGCCACCAATGCCGCCGCCCCCATCGTCAGCGTCCTCACGCCCATCGGCTGGGATCACATGCAGTTCCTCGGCGATACCCTGGAAAAAATCGCCGCAGAAAAAGCCGGCATCATCAAGCCCGGCATCCCCGTCGTCACCGCCCCGCAGAGTGCGGAGGCGATGGCGGTCATCACCCGCGTCGCCGCGCAGCAGGGCTCGCAGCTCATCCGCGTGCAGCAGCCCTGCACGCATCCTCTCGGCCTGCACGGCCCACATCAGCAGTGGAACGCCGCACTCGCCCTCGCCGCACTCCAGGCCACCGGGCTCACACTTTCCGAAAGCGCCATCGCCGACGGCCTGCAGCACGTTGATTGGCCTGCACGCTTCCAAACCCTACGCCCCGGCCTCATCCTTGACGGAGCACACAACCCCGACTCCGCGCAGGCCCTCGCCGCTGCCTGGCGGGCAGCATTTGGCGATCAAAAAGCCGCCCTCGTCTTCGGAGCCGTCGCGGGGAAAGACATCCAGGCCGTCCTGCACGAGCTAGCGCCCATCTGCGCCGAGTGGCATCTCACCGCCTTTGATTCCCCGCGTGCACTCAGCACCGCCGAGGTGCGCCAAAGCCTCCCCACCGCCGAAACACCCATTTTTGAGCATCCCAGCCCGACGCACGCCCTCCGAGCCATCGCCGACAAAACCCCCGCCCTCATCTGCGGCAGCCTCTACCTCGCTGGTGAGGTGCTTTCCCTGTTCCAAGGACAACCAGAGTCCTTTCAGCCTAGCATGCAGTGA
- a CDS encoding exo-alpha-sialidase codes for MRAPCYDLTIPPFLLCRTRHHPGLRFRRLCTDGGTCFRAKIWDKGGHQGFTDLTRYQALLYCCFREGETATKPEGSVRIMLSSSGKTWVDHVTLNEPGCDLRDPKLIVSADGKKLYLLCAGIETATQTRQSRYATSTDGKVWTPFQKLLAKGDTLWRVVVNPADKRFYGVSYNIHPTSGGPGAEKEYSLKGYSSDDGSVWQLSSLLNVPGQPTETTVRFLKDGSAMALVNREGGNRLGALGIAQAPYREWTWTALKQPRGGPNFIELPDGRLIAGSRGFGATPGAHMVLYKMSAAGLEPMLELPSAGDCSYPGLYWYEDQLHVTYYSSHEGGKAAVYHAVVRLK; via the coding sequence TTGAGGGCACCTTGCTATGACCTCACGATTCCGCCATTTCTGCTCTGCCGCACTCGCCACCATCCTGGTCTCCGCTTCCGCCGTCTGTGCACAGACGGCGGAACTTGTTTCCGTGCAAAAATCTGGGACAAAGGTGGCCATCAGGGTTTCACGGACCTGACACGTTACCAGGCGCTTCTTTACTGCTGCTTTCGCGAAGGGGAGACCGCTACGAAGCCCGAGGGCAGTGTCCGCATCATGCTTTCATCGAGTGGCAAGACCTGGGTGGACCATGTCACGCTGAATGAGCCTGGCTGTGACCTGCGTGATCCGAAGCTCATCGTCTCTGCCGATGGCAAAAAGCTCTACCTCCTCTGTGCCGGCATCGAGACAGCCACGCAGACTCGCCAGTCCCGCTATGCCACCAGCACGGATGGAAAAGTGTGGACGCCGTTTCAAAAACTACTGGCCAAAGGGGATACACTCTGGCGGGTGGTGGTGAATCCCGCCGATAAACGCTTCTACGGCGTGAGCTACAACATCCACCCGACCTCGGGTGGCCCCGGTGCAGAGAAAGAATACTCCCTCAAAGGCTACTCGAGTGATGATGGCAGTGTGTGGCAGCTCTCCTCCTTGCTGAATGTGCCCGGCCAACCGACGGAGACGACCGTACGCTTCCTCAAAGACGGCAGCGCCATGGCGTTGGTGAACCGCGAAGGCGGAAACCGCCTCGGAGCGCTCGGCATCGCGCAGGCACCCTATCGGGAATGGACATGGACGGCGCTGAAGCAGCCACGCGGTGGTCCGAATTTCATCGAGCTTCCAGATGGGCGACTCATCGCGGGCTCACGCGGTTTTGGGGCCACACCGGGAGCGCACATGGTGCTCTATAAAATGAGTGCGGCAGGTCTTGAGCCCATGCTGGAGCTGCCCAGTGCGGGCGATTGCAGCTACCCAGGCCTTTATTGGTATGAAGACCAGCTCCATGTGACTTATTACAGCAGTCATGAGGGCGGCAAAGCAGCCGTGTATCATGCTGTCGTGCGGTTGAAGTGA
- a CDS encoding GNAT family N-acetyltransferase, whose amino-acid sequence MSLTLLPLSGAALEPYLDALGALRIAVFREYPYLYDGSLEYERDYLRIYTGCPRSLVVLALDEGRVIGATTCLPMADEGPEFQSAFIKAGGYDLADICYFGESIVLPEYRGRGLGKGFFIRREAHARSLGLRIATFCAVDRPADHAQRPPGYRVLDAFWQSQGYTRHPELQATFVWKEITEAAESPKTLTFWLKEL is encoded by the coding sequence ATGAGCCTCACACTCTTGCCATTGAGCGGCGCGGCCCTGGAGCCGTATCTCGATGCTCTCGGAGCCCTGCGCATCGCTGTTTTCCGTGAGTATCCTTACTTATATGATGGCAGCCTGGAGTATGAGCGGGATTATCTGCGCATCTACACGGGCTGTCCGCGTAGCCTCGTGGTGCTAGCGCTGGATGAGGGCCGTGTGATCGGCGCTACCACCTGTCTGCCGATGGCGGATGAGGGGCCGGAGTTCCAGTCCGCCTTCATCAAAGCGGGCGGCTATGATTTGGCGGACATCTGTTACTTCGGCGAGTCCATCGTGCTGCCAGAGTATCGCGGACGCGGCCTGGGGAAGGGTTTTTTCATCCGGCGAGAGGCGCATGCTCGCTCACTCGGTCTGCGCATCGCTACATTCTGCGCGGTGGATCGGCCTGCGGATCATGCGCAGCGTCCGCCGGGCTATCGCGTGCTGGATGCTTTCTGGCAGAGCCAGGGCTACACACGCCATCCTGAATTGCAGGCCACCTTTGTGTGGAAAGAGATCACCGAGGCCGCCGAATCACCGAAGACGCTCACCTTCTGGCTAAAGGAGCTGTGA
- a CDS encoding acyl-CoA thioesterase — MFFDTDCGGVVHNIAYLRMIETARTRLAAKLGMNLREMSQTQLFPVLTRTEIDYRKPARLGDEIVIRGRLQSVEKARFWCTFEVTRAEDGMLLITCRQCLALVQMPQGRPTRLPADWKVKYAHLANLAATVPE, encoded by the coding sequence ATGTTCTTCGACACCGACTGCGGCGGCGTGGTGCATAACATCGCCTACCTCCGCATGATCGAGACGGCCCGCACTCGACTCGCGGCCAAGCTAGGCATGAATCTCCGCGAGATGTCCCAAACCCAGCTCTTCCCCGTCCTCACCCGCACCGAGATCGACTACCGGAAGCCCGCCCGACTCGGAGATGAGATCGTCATCCGTGGCAGACTCCAATCTGTCGAAAAAGCCCGCTTCTGGTGTACCTTTGAGGTCACACGGGCAGAGGACGGTATGCTACTCATCACCTGCCGCCAGTGCCTCGCCCTCGTACAGATGCCACAGGGCCGCCCCACCCGGCTGCCAGCGGACTGGAAGGTGAAATACGCGCATCTTGCGAATCTTGCCGCCACGGTGCCGGAATGA